The Denticeps clupeoides chromosome 10, fDenClu1.1, whole genome shotgun sequence DNA window GGCCCCGGAGCAGCCACGGCCGGGAGAAGGCCTTGCCGCAGGTGGTGCAGACGCAGGGCAGCGTGTGGGAGCGGATGTGCATCTTCAGCGCCCCCAGGCTGGTGTACTCCTTGGGGCAGTGCTTGCAGTGGAAGGCGGAGCGGCCGGCCGGGCCGGCGGCGGACAGGGCCGCGCCCGCGCTGCCGCAGTGGGTCAGCTGGTGCCGGGACAGGGCGGACGGGCTGCTGCAGGCCTTGCCGCAGTGGGCGCACTGGAAGCGGTCGGCGTGCTCGGGGCTGGGCGGGTCGGACGTCCGTCCCTCGTCCTCGTCGgcgctgctgccgccgctgctggACTGCGAGCTGAGGTCCAGCGGGCCCGCCGGGGACGCCGTGGCGGGCGACACGGGGACAGCCTCCCTGTTCCACACCAGCCCGGCCGAGTAGCCGGTCAACACCAGGCCGCCTTCCATCGGAAGCTCGGCCGGCGGGTAACCTTCGGGCACCACCGCGAAAAGAGGACCTGAGAGAAACCATTCATCATCGTGAGCGTCTGTACGTCACTTCATTTGACTGGCGAGACCACACGACCGCACAGATGCATAAAACGAGGCAAACATCAAAAATAAAGGCGCATGAAATCTCACCATTCTGGCTCTCCAGCTCGCTGTATTTGGGTTTCTTGTTGGAGAAATACTTCTTCACCAGGAACGAtcgaggcattttttttttcggcgTCCCCCCCCCTTTCTTTACGCAGAACAACTCGAACCCACAGCACCCTGCCGGGCCGCTGAAAAcggcaaaaagaaagaaagaaagaaagaaagaaagaaagaaagaaagaaagaaagttttgCGAAGTTTTTTCCTGAACGCGGGTCGATGTGACCGGAGCACCTTCTTCTGGAAAGCTGCACCCACCCCGGTCCCACGCGTCCCCCTCATATACCACGGCGACGCGAGAAGGGGGTTGGGGTGTGAAGTCGTGTCCCCGCCCCAAATTACATCCCACTGAAGACcgacagccaaaaaaaaaaaaaaaaaaagggacccGCGAGGGTCGCGGCCGCAGGTGCCCCGAGGAAACGGGGACATTAATCCGCGCTAAACCATGACGAGTCTCCGTCACACCACGACGTGACCAACTTTCACGCGGGGTTCCGTGGAAATACTCCTCCCGTATTCCAGATATGTCCCCCGCGTGTTTTTTATTCGCGGTGTTATATTTTAATCCTGAAATCGCAGCGTCCCCTGTCGGAACAgaactctctctgtctctgtctttcaCAGTCACCAGAAAGCATCGTGCTGAGATGGGGATTGATACcagtaatattatatttttacatttacagcatttaccagacgcccttatccagcgcgacttacagtcagtagttacagggacagtccccccctggagacacttagggttaagtgtcttgctcagggacacgatggtagtaagtgggatttgaacctgggtcttctggttcataggcgagtgtgttacccactagtatACTACACCCTTTTATATTAATTCTCTAGTTGGTGTGGAATTGTGAGGTCACTTTTTAATTTTGGCGCCGTGATTTATTTCGGacgtgtggggggggggggcctgaTTTAATTCCGCAGTTCGGTACAAAAGCGCCACTTGTCAGCGCGACGTGGGTGCGTGGCGGACAAGGCCCTCGTTCTACTCCCCCGTCCGGCGGGGACGAGGACAATGTCGCGCTGTGAGCGCGTCGTCACGAGCCCCTTTACGGTGAAATTGAGCCCCCGGGGCGCGACTGTCCCCGCCGCTCATCAATTAATGCGGGGTCACCGGTGTTTGTAAGGATCGTGGCGCAGCGACACGCATGAAACACGCATGTACGGAAAAGCGGCAACTTccatccatgaaaaaaaaaacacgtgacGTGCAATTAACGGGGAATTAAATCCTGTTTGCATGTTTATAGCGGCCTCGGTGATTTGCGGCCATTAAGCGCCGCGTTTTCACACGTTTAACCGGCCGCGTTTTGCATGTGAGAGGGCGGGGACGGGGACCTGTACACCTGTCCGCCGCCATTGTCCCCCGGCTGCAGGAATGTGGCGCTCATGTCGGGGGAGTTCACACGTCGTTCATGCGTTCAGCGGCGACGCCGCCGAGACGGGGGTGGAAAAGCCATTACGCACCAGAGCCGGGCCTGGAAAATACCACAGCCCGGCCAGCGGTGTCCACTTGATCCGTGGATGGATTTttagctatctatctatctgcctgtctatatatctatatatctatatctatctatatatatctgcccataaatctatctatctgtctgcctatatatatatatgtgtgtgtgtgtgtgtgtgtgtgtgtgtgtatatgtgtgtgtgtgtctatatatctatctatctgtgtctatatatctatatctgtccatatatatatatatatatatatatatatatatatatatatatatatatatatatgtctgccTATTTATctgtccatatatatatacatacacacacacatatatgtgtgtgtgtgtgtctatatatctatctattgATCTATTTGTCTGTCTATTTAtcttatctgtctgtctatctatatGTCTGTGACATCAAAGTCCATGCACTAATCTTGTGCATGCACAGATTACAGAGCAATTTTATCTTGTGTggaaaaaattgtgtttttcccaAGATGGCagtgagagaattttttttatgtatgtcaGCATGACATGTGTTGTAGACTTTCATCAAAATCTACCCGGCATAATCAAAAGGAAGAGCCTGAAATAAGAACAAACCACCATATTTGGGAGATGTCTGGAAGTTAAAATTGCTCTGCGTGTTGATTTAAAGTGACATTTCTATCCTAAAGTGACATTTCTATCCTTTCAGTTTGCCTGCATTTCTCACCCGAGATTTATAAATAACCAAGTTTTTTTATGCTTATAGACAACAGTCGCTGGTTCTGTTTTCTGACCAGGCAAGAGCATGACCTTGTGACACTAAGAGACACAAGACGTAAACCATAAAAATGTCCTCAGTTGGGAACAGATGTTCCTCTTGTGTTGCCCAAGGGAGCAAGGCGCTTCCCTCACAATGGCCAGGAAATGGTATTTAGGCAGCAGGGACTGATCTAGTTAGGGACCTTGTTACCCGTTTGCGGTATTGATACATATCAGGAATGCAATACAGTAAAAACATGTGTTTCATGGGACATTATAAAGCCaggatttattattttctgtggCAGGGTTATTCCACCCAAGTCAGTGACACTATTTTATTTGCCTCATTAAATTACTGgggtttaaaatgaacatttttaattgacAGGTTGATCTTTCCTCACTAGAGGGCACCATACATAAAAGTGAACATATCAAATgttcattcatacattttttagcATGCTTTGCTCATTGTCTCCCTCTGTTGTAAAGCATTAAcataaaccattttttaaaataacagtGAATATGTctataataaaatcatttttatgtgTGAAGATGGATAGATTATTCAGATGGATAGATTATTCAGACATTGTATCTGTAAATGGGTATATTTcctgttgtctttttttcctttttaaatatgtttacaaCACAGCATgcgattattaaaaaaaattaacatataTATTTCACTTAAAAAAGCAGCGCTGATGTAGTGGCCGAGAGGGGAGATAAGCTTTATCTTTCCTGGCCGACACAGCCGGAGCAAGATAAGGTGGGCATGACACAGGGAAATTCCTCTGGAATTTAAACCTTACCATATGGGGATTCACTTCTCAGCGAGAGTTCAGGAATTTTCCTTAATGACCCCCCACTTAAAGAATTAGTGGCTTTGCCCTCTACCCACCCCCAAAGAATACACTACCAGTGGACTGCTTACGTCATTTAGCCTTACAGGCTTTGGTTGATAACTTCAGGAACACATCTGGATTTACTGTACTTTCATACTTTAATTATGCTTTTGGCTCATTACCGAAGCAGTTTTAGTCTGCTGTAATACTGCGGTGCGCTCTCAGGACAAAGGGCCAGTAATGAGCAGCATCTATGTTGTGGgcaataaattacattattcAGACAggcaacaacaagaacaatatcAGAATGTGCTGATCAGCACATCAGAATATGCTGATTACACTTGAACatacatttgaaatataaaaagcTCAGGCCACCATGTCAACTGCAGAAGACTTTGGGTCCCtttcttattttaatttttttaatcctttcgAAACAGGCTCATCAAATGGCCCTCTTGTTTTTGTGACTGGCTCGGCCCTTTGAACGGAGCTAAGTGTGAATGGACGGCACGAACGACCTGGGAACACCTTCTCACGGGATGACGAGCTGGTGATCTTAAATGAACTTAATTCAGACGTGTCTTGGAATGTTCAGTAGTTCACTCCAGACTTCGTCTATGTTCATCTTTGTAGCTCTACAATCAATCCATTATGAAAAACGAGAGGAAACAAGAGTATAAGACCCCAGTCTTGTCAATGTTGAGACAGCCCTAAAATCCCCAAATCACTGAAACGCTTGGTGTCTGGTCAGAAGTTGTTTCATGAGGCTTTTTTTCTTGCCTCCTCCTTCTGCTCTCCTCGTCTTCTGCCCAGTGCTTCTAAAGCTGGGGTCACCAACCCGCGGTTCCGGAGCCGCATGTGGCTCTTTCATCCGTATACTGTTACAAATGCCGCATGTGCATATATGCCCGCCACCCCACCTGGCCAAATCTCCTTTTTATTTCTCAAACATTTGTCACGTCATTGGCTTCTACAATTATGTTTGTGCTAGTTGCCCCCGCAATTATGTTctttgcatgaataaaatatcacaatcaACAAACTAGCGTTGCAACAAACATAgcatgaaagtaaaaagaaatatgCAGTGTTATCTTTATTTTGCATGTGAATTTGCATCTCCCGGTGCTTTCTCGTTTGTGGGGCCTGGTCCAAACAGCCAAAcggagtgttaaaggttgccaaCCCCTGTTCTGGAGCAATGTCACGTGCCAGGCCACTAGAGGGCGCCAGGCCCACCATTTGATTGTCCACACCTCCTCACCCCAGCCACCTGATCACACCTATTTCCTATTCtgtattatgaaagtgaagggattgtcattgtgatgcacagcaagcgcAGCGCACGGTGTACACAAGGGTTAAGGCTTaactagcggccccgtaatcagaaggttgctggttcgaatcgtGATCCGAGCaaagcactgagcaaagcaaaacactgtcatggctgcccattgctcactaagggtgattgttaaaagcagaggacacatttttgttgcgtttggtggtagtagcctagtgggtaacatactggcctatgatccagaagaccacgggttcaaatcccacttactaccattgtgtccctgagcaagacacttaaccctaagttgctccagggggggactgtccctgtaaatactgattgtaagtcgccctggataagggcgtctgataaatgctgtaaatgtaaatgttaatgcaaaTGGTTGCGTCGTCgatgtgctgtgtatgacaatcactacacttacACTATCGCCCTTAGTGAGTGTGTGGGggcagtactttgctcagtggcaccttggtgattcaggattacgggtccgattctatacccgctaggccacttgCAGCAGTTGAATTATATGTGTAGTTTCTATGCTCACTCTGACAACAATGCTGAATTATTTTGTTACATATAATTATGACAGAGCAATGTAGGCCAATATTGGTCATATGTAATTCTTTAGATTCCCCTCAGTTGTGCTGGCTTTGCTCCACAAATCCACTTGCATTATCTAAAGAAAAAATCTATGCATTAGTAATGTTTCAGTTTCTATAACCAGCAGTAATTTAATCAACCAGAGAACCAATACGATTTACACGAGTAAAGCCAGATGAGCAAGAGGGTACATGTAAAGTCTTTCCAGGAATTATTACACATAAATATAGCTCATGATGGGGGGTTAAGATATTGTACTGCCTACACAGGTTCCCATCTACTGCCATCTGCAGGATTCTAACATTATGGGTGGCAGAATGCCGCACAGCAAAATCTTACGTATCGTGACACTGATCCACTCTAAAATGTCACAGATTCCTcctatataaaaattataattcatATAACATTGtacttgtcttttcttttttgcccttttctctccttttccaATTTGAGTTGTTTTAATATGAGTGGACGCATACATGCATGTCACCACTAAGTGTCACCCAAACCTTTGAAAGCAGTTGTCCTTGAGTTGAATTAAGCGGGATGGACGACAGAAACAGCCAAGAAGTTGCTTGCTTTCGTACATTCTTAGGAGGTGAGAATCCATTTTTGTGTGGCAGTGTTCCCATTGCTGCACTGAGGAATTTGTGAATCAACACAGCGCctcctgtttacatttacagcatctaacagacgccattatccaggttgacttacagggacagtccccctggagacatggCATGAATCTTTTCTTCGAATTAAAGCTCTGTAACTTCAGGGCTCTgtatggaaaaaaagagaaaaacattaCCTTAAAATAGAGTGTAAGTATTGTGACAACCATCAAATCAATGGAAAGGTGTCCAGACAGAGGAGGGAACCAGTTTTTACTACAACATGTATATATGAGAGGATCGACATTTTaacaacaatgaaataaaaatatggcATTCTATATTTTTCTCCTCTCAATGCAATGATCTGTGACCTTGACATTATTGGTATTTGACACGCTGCGCCGTaacgccatctagtggtgagtTGTACGAATGTTTTTATCCTGAATGGATGCGCCAGGCTACCACCAGGTGTCGCCACCAACCTTTCAAAGCTGTATCCAGAGTTGAATTATGTATGGTggaccacagaaacaactgtgAAGTCCAGTACCTGGACTGGAACTTGCATCTTCACAGAACTTAATATCAGACCCAAAATCTGAAATAGTTTTGGTGTTTGTGAGAAAGTTAAATTATACAGCCTTTTGAAAGTCAGGATGGGCCCATAGTTAGCCTACCACAAATCACAAATATTTGCAAAGATAACAATATTTGTTACTTGGTTGTCAATGCATGTTGTTTTACAGGCAAAAATCTAATCATCCTCCATAAGGGCACCCATCCATTACAAATGTGAGTGCTTaacagtggtggggcagtggtggcctagcggttaaggaagcggccccgtaatcagaaggttgcggttGGTTCGAAtcttggcggttcgaatcccgatccgccaaggtgccactgaggtgccactgagcaaagcaccgtccccacacactgctccccgggcgcctgtctcagggtgatgggttaaatgcagaggacacatttcactgtgtgcactgtgtactgtgctgctgtgtatcacaagtgacaatcacttcactttgaaagtCGCCTtggataaagtaaagtaaagtaatgtaaagCTGTCACTGTCCTCAAGGTGCATTGAGACAATATTGCGCCACATAAGGTGTGCCCATGGTTCTATAATTCTAGGGGATAAAAATGTAGAGAAAGAAATGGACATTTAGAGCACGGCTCACTGTTCACTTCCTCTTGTCGTTGATGCTGTTAGTTTCAAGTTTCACCTCTAGGGTAAGGTCACATTCAGCGTCAGCACATTCATAAGAGGAGCATGCATGCAGCGACTCATAGTGCAGCAGGAATGTACACACAGCCGCATGCCCTGCCTAACTTTCAAGAGGTCAGTGGTATTGTGGCTGCATGTACACTTTCATCCCCATGGTGATAAGATTACATTCCTGTTAGCCTGTAGGGCCACACCCTTCTGCTCATTCAGAATTTGTCTCAGAGTAATGGTTAGACAaggtcatttttttcatatttcaatgtatattccatatacatattcatattcaccCACTTAGTTTTCATAACCGCACAGTCCTACGCAGGGACACCGGAGGGCAAGAGAGCAGGTGAACTCTGCAGACATAAGGTCCAAGTTGGTATTCAAACCCACAAGCCACCATGTGACCCATAATCAATctcaccattttttaaaaagacggAAACCTCATATAAAATGTGCAACAAATAGTCTACatgtgcaaataatgcaaaatttACTGAAAAGCATTTTAGTTTCTCAAGTAAATGAAGTGTGCGTGCCATTGGCTGGCTGGCTGAATGCTTAGGTGTAAATCAGGTTGCATAAGTGCTGCTCTTCTGGAGGAGACATGCAAATATGCATAGAATGAGGATTGTTAAAAGAAGCAAACAATGCGGAGTGCCCAACCCAGGCCCACACCTACTGTCTTCTCTTCCTACAGCAAGACCTTGAACGACCTCCACAATACTGGCAATTTGTATTATAAACAATGTTGGACACATTCTTTTAAAGAAGTTATTAGTTACGAACCCATTTACTTTGTTACACCATTCTAATAGTAACTAGTTCCCAGGGAAAGTAACTTGTCAAATATGTCAAAAATGTGGATGGCATGGCCCTGCCTCCACCATTAGCTAATGTTAGGCTAACCGAGGTTTGGCTGATATCAACTTTCAAGTTCTTGACCATTAGTGATACAATGAGAGTAGCTTCATCAGATGTCTTTGTTCCATGGCatcatgtacattttatatatacattccTACTTTTAATTTCAACAATTAAAAAGACATGTCTGTATTTCCACTGTAAAAACGTTACTTTGCAGCTCAGGTGTGTTTGTGCAAATCTGCCCACCTCTGCAGCTGGTTGTCTTACCATGAAGTTTAACTCATCATTACCCAGTCATCATCCTTCACCAAAGAGAAGAAAAAGCTCTACCACTCCTGTGGCTGGTCGGATGAAAACAGCTTAATTACAATAGCGCATGTTATTTATAGAAATGGTAACAGCGGAATTGGTTAGATTACCTGTTactgaacatttcatttttttcactaaCACTCTTATTCTCATCACTGATCATATCACCCCATATTTTCAAATAGCACGCTAAATTAGGTTAAATTATGCCAACAATTGTGttcagtatatacagtataacaAATAAGTGgcataaatgtaatgcaattttAACAGTAGCTACAATCATTTGAATGTTTGACaatctgtatttattattattgttagtaTGCCATGAACAGGTCAGTCACTATCTATTGGCCTGACGTTCTTGTGAAGGCTCAAAAGTGGGTCAAAGACAAGTTTAGGCAAGGTCATATTTAAAGAATTTGACATGTTGTGACGGACGTGGAGTCCGTAAAACTGAAGCCCTCTTATTTTGGCTGTCACCAGCATGCTGCAAGCTCAGATTCCCTGTTTGAACCTGAAACCCAGGGCGCCTCTAAAGCCTTGTTTTGGGTATTTTTCTGCACAGTGTATCCTGAGTTGGTCGTTTTGCATAATTAACAGCATGATGATGAGTACAGCGACGCAAGTGCATAATTGGACAGCAGGCTGTCACCTGATTAGCAGAAGATATTAAACACCACTCCTCATCCTGGCACAGCGAAGGCTCGTAGTTATTAAATAATCATGCTCGCGGTACGCTCATGCCAATGCAAGTCAGCACCAGCTGAGCCGCCGTAAGAGGAGATGATGTTTTGACAGGTCAGGGTATTTTAGGAGTTTGCAGAGGGGTGTTATGTAATCTGAGGTTTAGGGTGAGCGTACCTTGCGAAGGGCTCTCACCCTTGAACTTGAAATATTAGAGTACATGAGTGTACACTCATGGGGAAAAGAAAGTACAGCCCCTTTCAAATCTAGGTGTTATGGGAGGATAAAATATCATGCTAAAACGACAAAATCTACTTatctaaaatgtattaatcaaatcAGCTTTTTTGAGATGTTGTATTAGATAAAAAGTGTAACGGAACTAAAGATGGCTACACAcagacatactgtgtgtgactTAATCAAGGttacacacatcaaatacatttgGAGTGTGTAATTGCCATTGTTTTGAGTCCTGGGGTCTTTTCTTTCGCTGCTTGGCTCCATCACCATTTTCTCACAGTACATATGTTGTCCAGTTTGGAaggggatgagagagagagagagttttctCATCGGGATATATTCTAATCCAGTGGAGGATTAAAATAGACCACTTGTGAGTGGTCTATTTCATCCTTTCCCTTAGTGGAAGTTTGTGGTCCGGGCCTGTCCTGTTGGTGCTGATCCCCAGTGAGCACAGCCTGTCCCCAAGTGACTGTGTATATGTAGGCATATGCCAAGGACACCCCAGCAggactgtttgtgtttgtgccttGCAGTGACACACATGTACAGGGTGGCCTCAACAGATACGAAGGGGCCAAAGGCAAAAAACTAAACGTCACATAAGCATGCAGGCACATTTCTCATGTGCCACTCTTTCGGCCGGCTGGCCTTCCTGTTCTTTTGTCTCGCATTTGTAATATATACTTTATACCCATTAATACTGAAATGCAAAATACATTCTTATAACCCTGTCCGTTTGctctctgttttctttatttttattacatcctTTTAATGAATTGCTCTGTTTGCAATAAATTTTCGTGCAGTTTCTCATTCACATGACCAAGTGCATGAGATGAATTTACATGGTTCAATGTCAGCAATTTCCATGCTGCAACTTAGCAGTAGCCTAGTCACGTGGGTAGCCAACTCGATCATTAATGTCAACTGTTTACAGCCTTTCAATAAAGCCATGTTTCTTCATCCAGCCACATTGTGTCTGCTGGAACCGGGAGTGGAAGGCGTTGGGGGGGCTGAGAACTGAATGTGCTGCCAAGCGGACAGGCCTTAAAAGGCATGGAGAGAAGTCACCAAGAGGTCTTATTATCGAAGCGCTTGGTGTGCGGTGTCTGACCGCGGTCGGTTTGCCTCACAGTCGCTAGGCATGAACAGTCTGTCAGCTGACTCTGGGCAGAGGTGGGTCATGGGGACAGCGTATTGGAGGGGAAAAGTAGACCCTGCGGTGTCTGTTCCTCTCCCTCTTACACAAGTGCGGCGGCGTGTCTTCAGCACCCAAATAGCGCAGGGCATTTTTCCTCCAAGATAGCAGCGTGAGCAAAGCTGGAGCGAGATAAAAAGCCTGCATGTTGTACATGCAGTTTACTGTCTAATCTCTTATCGTTACTTTGcatgagtgaaagagagagggcACAGTGCAGGAACTAATGGTGGTATAGAAATAGAAAGCCAAATTGCCTCTTGCGTGAAGACATTTTTCCCCAACACCCTCAACTGATCGTTGATAACAAGTTGAGGACGAGGGCAGAGATTCCTATCCCGACACAACCCTGTTTAGAGCTTGTTATGTCACAAGGTGCTTCCCACAGCTCCCCCTCCCACGTCCATGGATGAGACCACTTTGTCTCTCCCACTTTCTGCTCCCATGCTTTCTGCTCTTAAACATAATTAAGTCATGGAAGtaataccagctgaagaattgcAGGACCTTGAAGCACTGTATGCATTGAATGTGATCTCTGAACATCTTAAGGGAAAGAACACACCCAATCGTATGCAAAAATGTT harbors:
- the snai1b gene encoding snail family zinc finger 1b, whose amino-acid sequence is MRGTRGTGVGAAFQKKVLRSHRPAFRKKLRKTFFLSFFLSFFLSFFLFAVFSGPAGCCGFELFCVKKGGGTPKKKMPRSFLVKKYFSNKKPKYSELESQNGPLFAVVPEGYPPAELPMEGGLVLTGYSAGLVWNREAVPVSPATASPAGPLDLSSQSSSGGSSADEDEGRTSDPPSPEHADRFQCAHCGKACSSPSALSRHQLTHCGSAGAALSAAGPAGRSAFHCKHCPKEYTSLGALKMHIRSHTLPCVCTTCGKAFSRPWLLRGHIRTHTGERPFSCPHCSRAFADRSNLRAHLQTHSEVKKYQCATCSRTFSRMSLLHKHGVSGCCPSA